Proteins from one Arthrobacter sp. Soc17.1.1.1 genomic window:
- a CDS encoding DMT family transporter — MPVLAIGLALLGAVFLAFGAQRQGSAVRANTGGLSLSSSGFTRLLANPRWLFGLFLLGAGMALNVVALSLASLTVVQPIGAIALVITTIVNSRDQGIRINRPTVAAITACVAGSALFVLLAVNVTRENHAVDPAQELSVVLLLGAAVVVFGSLAVVGRHRLNAFAYILGAGVLFGFVAVLTKIVAGHLLDPNGRFLLNVPVLTLVALVAAAGLGSWFVQSAYATGPPDLVIAGLTVIDPIVGIAVGITILDELQPAVRTVTALGMGAAALVAIVGVVALSRHHPDVVKRQR; from the coding sequence GTGCCCGTCCTAGCCATCGGGCTGGCGCTGCTCGGCGCCGTCTTCCTCGCGTTCGGAGCGCAGCGCCAGGGCAGCGCCGTGCGTGCGAACACCGGCGGGCTGTCCCTCTCCTCGTCCGGCTTCACGCGCCTCCTCGCCAACCCCCGCTGGCTGTTCGGGCTCTTCCTGCTCGGCGCCGGGATGGCACTGAACGTGGTGGCGCTGTCGCTGGCGAGCCTGACGGTGGTGCAGCCCATCGGCGCGATCGCCCTGGTGATCACCACGATCGTCAACTCGCGCGACCAGGGCATCCGGATCAACCGTCCCACCGTCGCGGCCATCACCGCGTGCGTCGCGGGCAGCGCGCTGTTCGTGCTCCTCGCGGTGAACGTCACCCGTGAGAACCACGCCGTCGACCCCGCCCAGGAACTCTCCGTGGTGCTCCTGCTCGGTGCCGCCGTCGTGGTGTTCGGCTCCCTGGCCGTCGTCGGGCGGCACCGCCTCAACGCCTTCGCGTACATCCTCGGAGCCGGCGTCCTCTTCGGTTTCGTGGCCGTCCTCACGAAGATCGTCGCGGGCCACCTGCTGGACCCGAACGGCCGGTTCCTGCTGAACGTGCCCGTCCTGACCCTGGTGGCCCTGGTCGCGGCCGCCGGCCTCGGGTCGTGGTTCGTGCAGAGCGCCTACGCCACGGGACCGCCGGATCTCGTCATCGCCGGTCTGACGGTCATCGACCCCATCGTCGGCATCGCGGTGGGCATCACCATCCTCGACGAGCTCCAGCCCGCTGTCCGGACCGTGACGGCGCTGGGCATGGGCGCCGCGGCGCTCGTTGCTATTGTGGGGGTGGTCGCCCTGTCGCGCCATCATCCCGATGTCGTGAAGCGGCAGCGCTGA
- a CDS encoding CDP-alcohol phosphatidyltransferase family protein, which produces MRSIGAGARTGSGGTELATAWTLPNLITIVRFLGVPLFVWFVMQQRYGAAVLVLVVVGSTDWVDGFVARRLQQVSTVGKWLDPLADRTAMIVVAVVFVVDGIAPAWFVWTIVVPDIILIINALVLFRGPLHLPVIMVGKIRTALLLVGAPLLLLHRVEGFGQDWILLVAQGVLAAGCVLHLIAFSAYFRAAHLRYRLERAEQQSCPS; this is translated from the coding sequence ATGAGATCGATCGGCGCGGGAGCACGGACCGGCAGCGGGGGCACTGAGCTCGCGACGGCGTGGACCCTGCCGAACCTCATCACGATCGTCCGGTTCCTCGGCGTCCCCCTCTTCGTCTGGTTCGTCATGCAGCAGCGGTACGGGGCAGCGGTCCTCGTGCTCGTGGTGGTCGGCTCCACCGACTGGGTGGACGGCTTCGTCGCCCGCAGGCTCCAGCAGGTGTCGACGGTGGGGAAGTGGCTCGACCCGCTCGCCGACCGCACGGCCATGATCGTGGTGGCCGTCGTCTTCGTCGTCGACGGTATCGCGCCGGCCTGGTTCGTCTGGACCATCGTGGTCCCGGACATCATCCTCATCATCAACGCGCTCGTCCTCTTCCGCGGCCCCCTGCACCTGCCCGTCATCATGGTCGGCAAGATCCGGACCGCGCTGCTGCTCGTCGGGGCGCCGCTGCTCCTGCTGCACCGGGTGGAGGGCTTCGGCCAGGACTGGATCCTCCTCGTCGCCCAGGGGGTGCTCGCGGCCGGGTGCGTCCTGCACCTCATCGCGTTCTCCGCCTACTTCAGGGCGGCACACCTCAGGTACCGGCTGGAGCGGGCCGAGCAGCAGTCGTGCCCGTCCTAG
- a CDS encoding phage holin family protein, with protein sequence MNSSASTRGKRSTGSLSLVGLVRLLARLTPRQISDEFSIAVEQMKQKGIKAGIAAAFLVVALVFVLFFAVALVVAAIMGLAELMPAWLAALLVALLFLVIAGVLALIGVSRLKKQLPLVPEDAIRGIRYDLGVLKEGRSFDPATLDVKKPKPDKDRKDDAKDAKPKEPTPSYEELRNRSGERRTHIAEARDSLGSRADVRSRLGKARHRSAQGGSQPAGSKDGERVAAVAVRRDVPLNTTLADRWKPLSVLAASVAAMLVMLRRLLSK encoded by the coding sequence ATGAACAGCTCGGCTAGTACGCGCGGCAAGCGGTCCACGGGCTCGCTGTCGCTGGTGGGACTCGTCAGGCTCCTGGCGCGCCTGACGCCGCGCCAGATCAGCGACGAATTCTCGATCGCCGTCGAGCAGATGAAGCAGAAGGGGATCAAGGCCGGCATCGCCGCCGCCTTCCTCGTCGTCGCGCTGGTCTTCGTGCTGTTCTTCGCCGTGGCCCTCGTCGTCGCAGCCATCATGGGGCTCGCCGAGCTCATGCCGGCCTGGCTGGCGGCGCTGCTGGTCGCCCTGCTCTTCCTCGTGATCGCCGGCGTCCTCGCGCTGATCGGTGTCTCGCGCCTCAAGAAGCAGCTCCCCCTGGTCCCCGAGGACGCCATCCGTGGCATCCGGTACGACCTCGGCGTGCTGAAGGAGGGCCGCAGCTTCGACCCGGCAACACTCGACGTCAAGAAGCCGAAGCCGGACAAGGACCGCAAGGACGACGCGAAGGACGCCAAACCCAAGGAGCCCACGCCGTCGTACGAGGAGCTGCGGAACCGTTCCGGCGAGCGCCGCACGCATATCGCGGAGGCCCGCGATTCCCTCGGGTCCCGCGCGGACGTCAGGTCGCGGCTGGGCAAGGCCCGGCACCGCTCGGCGCAGGGCGGCTCGCAGCCGGCCGGCTCGAAGGACGGCGAGCGGGTGGCCGCGGTCGCCGTCCGGCGCGACGTGCCCCTGAACACGACCCTCGCCGACCGGTGGAAGCCGCTGAGCGTCCTCGCCGCGTCCGTCGCCGCGATGCTCGTGATGCTGCGCAGGCTGCTCAGCAAGTAG